From the Chiloscyllium punctatum isolate Juve2018m chromosome 42, sChiPun1.3, whole genome shotgun sequence genome, the window ACCATCGCAGGGTATGCATTGCTACTCCCCATCTAAATCCAAGAACACAGTAACCCTGCTATAACAGACTTGCCCTATGCTTCAGTTGTACTTTCAGCAGGTTTCTCTCctccaatatacacacacacactgaagcaGCAAGCTCATGTCAAATACATTTTGGCTTTATGATGGGCAAACTGGTAAGAACCTTCAGATTAGGAAAGGTAGACTCATGACAGCACAGCAGGGTCTACAATTGACCAGGTTTCTGGTTCAAATCCTCTCTGTCTGGTGATGTCAGCCAGGAGCATCCAACTCAGCCACTTTGCTGTGAAGTGACAAGACAAAGGTATAAGGCCCATAAATGATGAGACAGAGACCACAGAAACTCACCCGAGATGGATTTGAATGAAGCTGTGAGAAACGAAAAGCAAAACGAGTGACTGACAAGGTTGGAGCAGGTCCAGAAGGATTTTGTACCTCAAGTCGGCGCTGTTTCTCAGGGTCCTCCTCATTCATGATCCTTTCTTTCTCTGCTCGCTTCTTCTCCTCCCTGCGTGTTTGCGCAGCCTCTTGACGTTGTGCATGCGTCATCTTTAGAAAGTTCTCCTCCACACGAGCACGATTCTTATCAGCTTTTATTTTACCCTGGATGAGGGGTGATGGTGGAATGAAAGAAAATCAAATACTTACTTACACACAGCACTTAGGAGCAAAGGAAACCTAAACCAAACAGACAACAGTTCAAGGTAGCagttcatcatcaccttctcaaaagtaACTagtgacaggcaataaatgctggcccagccagtgaatcCCTCCTCTCATAAACAAATAAAGAGAAGTGGAAGCGATGGTTGGAGAAGGAGGGGTCAAGGTAGTATAAAAGGAGGTGGAAGAGTACCTTTAATGTCAATTAAGTACATAATCGCTGTTAGATATTTATGGTCATTCTATCTTCGACAGGACAAGTGCAAATACATGTTTATCAACTTCAAAGTAAGCAGATTTGTTTGACAAAGTCATTGAGGGTTGAAGCATGTAAATGAAAGTGAGGGATTAACTAAGTGGTACTATACAACCTCAATGCTATTGTAAACAGCAGTCatgtggggaagggaggggagggagaatgtgGTGGTGGAATCAGAGTGGATATGCAAGCGAGCGAACTACAAATTGGTCTCTCCAGCCTAACAGAATACTGGACGATTGTGAAAGTAACTAGTCTTGCTGGGGCAGTTGTGCATTGAGAACAATGAAGCAAAACACGTGAAATGTGCTCTCACCTCTCTATTCAGACGATACTTCTTTGCTTTGTCAATGCTGTGAATAACCATATTCATTAACGGTAACAAGGACTCCATATCCTTTGGAGAAGTGTTGCCGGTTCCAGGCACTGCGCAGAATAAACATGCATCAAGGTCTAACCTCGATCACAGTCAATCACTTTATACAGCCAGAAACAGCTTCATGGCTTAAAATATCCAAACTGGACGGACTTGATCTCAGGACTGGCCTGAATTTCCAGGACCTGCCGTTTGGCCCATCGCGTCCAAAGCTTTATCATCCATCAATACAATCTTTATTATTCAATTGTTCCCATTTTAATTTACAAGGTTGAAATGTCGATTTCTGGATGTAGAAGAGTCATAGTGgatgtgaaatgttaactctgtttctctctccacagaaagtgCCAGATCGGAGTTTGtatttctatttcagatttccagcatcctcagtattttgcttttattttcccCTTAACTGTAGACAGGCTGCACAAACATCTTCCCCAAtaacttaccattaaatgtaaacAGGAGGGTCTTTTTAGTGTCAGGCAGCTTGAGGGGCTGACCCTCTCTAAACAAAAAGGGGAGGAAAAAAGAATTAAAGAGGCACAGAGGAAGCTTCCTCCTAACTGTATGAACAAGGGACACGCTGCTAAATATTCCACATTTAGTCAAACTATAAACATATAGTAACTAAAACATATAGTAACTAAAACATATAGTAACTAAAACATATTGATTTTAATTTAGTGCAGCAACAATTCATTACCCCTTTGCTTCTCCCACCAAAACTGAAAGGTTTGAGGCATTGTCACTAGTCGCAAACACAAGCTCTGCACCATGGCATTCCAGTGATTTTTATTTTCTGACCTCCCATTAGAAGTCAAGAGGATTTCTAGTCTTAAGAAAAAATGAAAAGTCATCAAGGCATGAATACAGATTTGGAGTTTACAATTTGAGCAGCCATGATGTTAAGAAGTGATGAAATAGGAACGGTGGGCTGAATGACCGATTCATGCTGTTGGTTTGTAGGATTAATGTAGCAGCAATCTAGACCAGGGTCCTCAGGGGCATGCTTGCTTCCTAAAGGTGTTATCGGCTCCAGATTTCACAGACAAACAGTAACATCCAGTCCTTCTCCCAAGACCGTGAGCCAAAATACAGATTGGTCAAATTGCCTGATAGCAGCACATCACCAGGAACCTGGATAACAGTTTCCAGGCTAAGTCAGGGATTCAGAAGCTCATGGTAGTCCCCCACTGCTGCCCCCAGACAGATTAGCTTACTATGGTTCACCCCCATCCCTGCACCCATCCCAAATTTCAAACTGTTTCAGAATGCCCCTGGACCCTCCACCAAGCGCTTTGAACATGTCAGCGTTGCTCCACCCACGTTGTGAGTGAACAcacttccctccccccacctccccccccccccaaacacctcACAATATTCCAGAATCAATTCCAAAATCCTTAAGAGTTCACATAAATAATTCATGCTGATCTCAGCAATACCTACTCTTGAATAATTTTAGCCCCAGAGAACTGGTCCGAGAAATGAACAGACTCAATCTTGTCAGCGTGGCTGGACAGGAAATGCACCATCTGGGATCAGCAAAAGAAACAACCAGATATTTGAACAGACAATAAGTTCTAGAAAATAGCTAAGAGACAGGACTCTTATGAAAAACTATCGCTGTATAAACTGAAGCATGGATTGACTGGCACAGAGGAGGCACTGACTACTAAGGTATCGGTCACACAATGAGTTGGATACTGCACTTTCACAACTGTAGCCTGAGCACAAAATTGTATTGTAATAGATTCAGTGGGGTGAACCATTTTGCTGTATAGAACGCTGCTATAAAAAAGACAGTTCCCAGTTTGCAATGACATAGCAAACAGAGAAAGGATAGAGCAATTGTGGGGAATCAGCTCACCAGATTAGGGCAGGACCCCCATTAACAGGTACATAGAGAGGGAGCTTTAATCTGCTTCTCAGCTGCATGGTACCTGCCCAGAAGTGTTTCAAACAAAAAGGAAAATGTATTTAATGttggaattctgaaataaaagcagaaaatgttgaAAATCCAGCTGGTACCTGGGGCAGCatagggctcagtggttagcactgctgcctcacaacgccagggacccaggttcaattccagcctctggcaactgtccatgtggagtttgtgcattctccccctttatgtgtgggttttctccgggtgctccggtttcctcccacaatccgaaagatgtgcaggtcaggtgaattggccatgctaagctgcccataatgttaggtgcattagtcaggggtaaatataggataggggaatgggtctgggtgggttactctttggaagatcagtgtggacttgttgggccgaagggcctgtttccatactgttgggaatctaatctaatcacacctGTAAATTAAGCAGAGAATCTTTGTTGAATCCATACAAGTTCAGTACTTAACTCTCACACAatttacctgacaaaggagcagcgctccaaaagcttttGATATCAAATAgatctgttggacgataacctgatgttgtgagacTTCTGACTTCACACACAATTCAATACACTCACCCTGTTGTCTAGGATACCTTCGGTTACCTCACCCATCTCAGACAGGATCGATAAGGAATCAGGAAGCCCAAATTTAATCCCTGACTTGGGCTTATCGCTGCAAAACTCACTctagaagagaaaggagaagtgTGTTTAAAAGCTCTTTGACAAACAGCAATCACAATCACTCAGGTAACAATTGGAGGGCCAGAGGTTATTCTTGGAGTAAGTTTTTAGTCATTAACAGAACAGAAATAAACACATCAATCAGGGAAGGGTTGATGGCAACCATTTTTCCTGCCATTGATGAAGTGTCAGTGTAAAAAGGGATATTAAATTTACCTTCTGATTGCCAGCAGTATTGATGTTATTTCAGAAAGTTTACATGTGCACAGTGCAGGTTAAGCTCAAACGTTAGGACCACAAAACCCAAGGCAATAATGGAGGTTGAACCAAGTTACCATAGCCATGCTCCCACTCTAATGGCTCTCAGTTCTGACTAATGGGTCACATCAAATGTTCAAGCTTTGAAATGGGATCCCAGTGGGATTACGTTTAGGAAGCACTCGGCTAGCGTCTATGTTTATCTGTTAACTATCTGTGCTTTCAGCAATAATTAAACGGCAATATTCTCAATGATTGCCATCCTTTCCTCCACAGGAAGATAACTGGATTTTCGACAATGTTAAACTTGTGATTTGCAGTAATATTAGGTTAGCCCTCTCGATTCCCTGCAGCAATTCAGTTAGGTTGTGGCTAATATACACCATAACTCCATTGTTGAGATAGGTGTAAGGGAGGAAAAGCATTACCCAACAAACATCTGTCAACGCTTGTGTCTTGAAAGCACTGAACTGTTAGTAATGGTGTACCAGTTACAATGATGAAATCTCAACTTCTGAAACATAAAATTTGTGCTAACTGCATCAGGGTTTAATACATCACATGGTGATGGCATACACTACCAGCCTGAATCCATGCATTCATGCCCGTTTACCAAATGCTATAAGCTATCCATCAAAAATTACAGCACTCAGGATGGTCTATTATTACGTACCAAATCCTGCATCTCCTTCTGCATCCGGACCATGGTCTTCCGTGATCCAATAGCAAACACATAGGTGTCCATGTCTTCCTCATTCATTGTCACTTTGATTTGCTACAGAGGGAATCAAAACAAAATCTCATTTCCACTAAGTTTGTTTTGTCTCACTTCTACTGCCGCCATAAGATAGACACATTCATATTGCAAAGCAATGGTAGGTGGGAGACAGGAAGACAGGTCAGCAAAGTAAGAGAGGCAGAGGGAATGAGACTGTGAAGTAAATTAtattgaacagtggagcaggcTTCAGGCTTACTCCTGCTCCACTGTGTTATCGTACGTACCACTTGATCACTGGCTGGCCTCATCATCCTTGCAAGTACGTTTAACAAATCCTGCCGCTTCAAAAACTAGAAAAGAAGTTACATGTGGTTACAATAGCAGGCAAACAAACTTTTCTCATCTGCAGGGAACCACATGTTGCACAGATGTGCTTTGTATACCTTCCCCATGATTGATTACTACCAATGTATTCTAGACCACGTCCATTTATGCTCTTCACCATTGCTTTTAGATTTTCATTCACAGGTTAACCAATTCCAGCTGCAATGCTAACCTAGTTTTCCTCACTAACTGTTGATACATTCAAGGTGGTGATATGGAGAGTACAGGGCCAATGTATTCAAATAAAGGGACAGGGTAAGCCAAATGAATCCAGCAATCCCTGGATTTTGACGATGTACAGGACTGGATAGAGAAAAAGGGAGGCTCATAGCAGATAGCAAGAGCTCACAACAACAGAAGCTCCAGAAGAGTATAGAACTTGAAATCAGTGAGGGGAATGAGATGCGCATAGGAATCAGGGAGAGGAGCTGCAATACGATTAAAGAAATAGCATAGACAGAGAGGACATTCTGGCAGTTTGAAAGTAGACAAAATTCCCAGGAACAGATTAAATGTATCCCAAGCGGCTGAGAGGcaaaagcttatgctcgaaacattgactctcctgctccttggatgctgcctgataggATAGGCTGGATAGAGTGGGTCTATTTTCACTGGAGTCTAGGAGTTTGAGgagtgatgttatagaggtttataaaatcctgaggtgtatagataaggtgaatagtaaagGTCTATTCCCTtgggtgggtgagttcaaaactaggcagcgtatttttaaggtgagaggagaaagatttaaaagggacctgagcgacaactttttccacacaggcTGGTTCATGTGtgacatgagctgccagaggacgtgcgagaggcaggtccagttacaacatttaagacatttggaaggtacatgaatatgaaaggttttttagagggatatgggccaaaggcaggcaagCGGGATTAGTTTTGGAAAACTTGATCAGCATAGAcaatggaccgaagggtctgtttctgtgctgtatgaccctcTGCCCTGTGTATTTCCAATGTCTTGTGTTATTTCAGATAGCCAACATTTGTGGTTAGATTTAATCCTTTACCTCACTTCAAATAAATGCCTTTTGCCCTGAAGAACATTTCAATCAATGTGATCTTTCATATTTAAGAATATTTGATTTTAACTGAGTCCTTTATCTGTGGTTTATAATTTCTCAGTCCATCTGATAAAACCACAAATTCAGAGCAAGTGCACTGATTGACATTGAGTCCACCTTCCCCAGATGTTCTTCATGCCGATGATAATCAAATTTGAAGTCAAGTAGAACAAAAGAATACTTAACATGTGAATTGTGGAAATCCAAAGAACAGTGTATTCACTTTGTTCACAACTTAAATCCCTGATCTCGAGGCCTTAAAGGTTAGATTCAAGCAGGTTCCCATACCTTTAGCTGAATGAGCATTCCCTCACAGCACACGCGCCCCGAGCACCACAAGTTGTAGATATGTTCATTTTCCTGGGTCAGTTTCCCTGTGCTGATGGGTTCTTTATTGATCCCATCATCACCTGCAAGCAAATAAAATCTCATCAGTTGCTATACTTTGCAACAAACACTCCCACCTTCCCATCCATTCCAGCAGAGGGAACTGTTAATGGAAAACCATTCAAACATTGGCCTATTATCACTCTAACCAATCAAAACCACTGCCTATTCAAAGTGCATCTACTGATTTGTCATTCTACCAAGTGCAGTACTGATCCACAGTGTTTGGACGGATCCAATCTGAATATCACTAAGCTACTGTCTCGCTTAGAAAATTTCATTTGATGCCTGCTGCCCTGGCTGAGGAAGGCCTAGGAAAAAGAAAAGACCACTGTGGTGACTGCTCCTGGTCATCGTTAAATGGTCAGCTTGGTTCAGTTCCTGAATCCTCGAGATGTGGAGCCTGGGCCCTCCTGTGTTACAGGACACTGCGCTGCACAGTTGCTCACCTGAAAGTGGTGGTGACACCTGCAGAGCTTCACAGGACAAGCACTAGCACTGTGGCCACTGATCAGCTCACCGACAACAGAACAAAACCCTGAGCAAACAGCTTGTCATTCAGGCACTCACCAACAAGGGAAAAGTTAGTCTCCAGCAGTTCTTTGTGAGAGTTGAACCATGCAGTAGCCAGCctgctgtttttgtttttgcctatGATGTAGTTCATGATGTAAGCCAACAGGCCTGTCACCATCAGAATCTCCATGTAGTAGCTTTCCCAGCTGTTCTGCAGATGATGCGGGACCTAACCGAGGTCAGGAGGACAACAAACAGAAATGTGAACTGGTGTATGAAAGACAATACACTCAACTCAATTGCAATAATCTGCAGGATCCCAGCACCAACCCCAAACCCTTGGAAATACATTCGTACCTCAGCATCACCTTCAGCTCTGACTCCTGGGATCTCTGTTCTGTGTCTTATGTTCTGTTCTCTAACCAAAAGACCGCGGCAGCAACCTTGGTGTTGCTAGGTAACGTGCAACTCAAGCCAGCCAAAATTCTGCCCTTGTGCATTTTCTACACAGGACTTTTTTTTAAGTGATGTACTTGAAGGCCAGTGACATCGAGCTGTTTTTGTCCCCCACAAGGAAACTGCAGTGTCGGAATTGGCGGCCTAGCTGGGATCAGCTACAAATGTGGTTTGGGGTGCCTCCCAGCTAATACACCATGTTCCTTTACCAAACTGCAATTTCCCTGTGGGTCACTCAATTACTAGCAGAGACAACATGTGGTGTGATTGTCTCTGGGTACTTACATTAACAATTTTAATCGGATCTTTGCTTCTGCTGGAAGGTCTGTCCACCTCCTCGTAGCCTTCAAATTCTTCATCATCAAATGGCTCTCCTTCTGCATCTCCTTCCTGTTTCGTTAAAAAATTGTATTTTCAGAGAAAAACCCATTTACCACAAAGTTTAATTTTCCCTTTTTTGTCATTTGTGCAAATGGGGCTGAAAACGAGGTTTTTGGGTTTATAGCATAGACCCATTAGATTATTATGGTGTTTAATTTTACTCAAATAAAATTACTGTATTGTTAATAAACTTAAatattttgtttgaatgaaaaACTGATGCTGAAAATTGATCATTTGCAAACTCT encodes:
- the LOC140465943 gene encoding PAT complex subunit CCDC47-like, which codes for MQFYLLFHLLLSCGLAAGKFEDFEDTDDIADYDDNDFAEFEDTSEDVPQETLQKVTTVQDDEEEATVEVEDQDENQEDFEDSDVAGEGDAEGEPFDDEEFEGYEEVDRPSSRSKDPIKIVNVPHHLQNSWESYYMEILMVTGLLAYIMNYIIGKNKNSRLATAWFNSHKELLETNFSLVGDDGINKEPISTGKLTQENEHIYNLWCSGRVCCEGMLIQLKFLKRQDLLNVLARMMRPASDQVQIKVTMNEEDMDTYVFAIGSRKTMVRMQKEMQDLSEFCSDKPKSGIKFGLPDSLSILSEMGEVTEGILDNRMVHFLSSHADKIESVHFSDQFSGAKIIQEEGQPLKLPDTKKTLLFTFNVPGTGNTSPKDMESLLPLMNMVIHSIDKAKKYRLNREGKIKADKNRARVEENFLKMTHAQRQEAAQTRREEKKRAEKERIMNEEDPEKQRRLEEAALRREQKKLEKRQMKMKQIKVKAM